A segment of the Odoribacter splanchnicus DSM 20712 genome:
TTATCGATAAAGTCAATAAATCGGACATCCCGGTATTGTTGGTTATCAATAAAATAGATCTTACCACTCAAGAGAAATTAGAAGCACTGTTCGATAAATGGAAAAGCCTGATTCCCCGGGCAGAAATTTTTCCTCTTTCGGCAACCGAGAATTTCAATGTCGACAATTTATACAAACGGATTGTAGAATTATTACCCGAAGGTGAACCTTTTTTCCCCAAGGACGAACTGACCGATTTACCTTCCCGGTTCTTTGTGAACGAGATTATCCGTGAAAAAATTTTGCAGTATTACGACAAAGAAGTACCCTATTCCGTAGAAGTGGAAGTGGAAGAATTTAAAGAAGACGACAAACGGATCAACATCATGGCTGTCATCTATGTAGAACGTTCTTCCCAAAAAGGGATTATCATCGGAAGCCAGGGAGAAGCCCTGAAAAAAGTCGGTACCCAGGCCCGGCTCGATATCGAAGCCTTCTTCGGTAAAAAAGTATTTCTCAATTTATACGTCAAAGTGCTGAAAGA
Coding sequences within it:
- the era gene encoding GTPase Era; protein product: MHKAGFVNIVGNPNVGKSTLMNRLVGEKISIITSKSQTTRHRIKGIVNTDDYQIVFSDTPGVVKPSYKMQEYMLEFSKSALVDADIILYVTDVVENIEKNLDFIDKVNKSDIPVLLVINKIDLTTQEKLEALFDKWKSLIPRAEIFPLSATENFNVDNLYKRIVELLPEGEPFFPKDELTDLPSRFFVNEIIREKILQYYDKEVPYSVEVEVEEFKEDDKRINIMAVIYVERSSQKGIIIGSQGEALKKVGTQARLDIEAFFGKKVFLNLYVKVLKDWRNKDSELKNFGYANK